One genomic window of Butyricicoccus intestinisimiae includes the following:
- a CDS encoding HIT family protein — protein sequence MASCFYCDPDNENRKAIMFRVGKMREGVLYLFKDQAHKGRCVVAVDEHLSELSDLTPEQRHAFMDDVADVAGAVKKLWGCTKINLGAFGDKLPHLHFHIVPKYEGGFEFGGGFEITNPNPVHLTDAEYAEMMAQLKAELNIVKD from the coding sequence ATGGCAAGTTGTTTTTATTGTGATCCGGATAATGAGAACCGCAAGGCAATTATGTTCCGCGTCGGCAAGATGAGAGAGGGCGTTTTGTATCTGTTCAAGGATCAGGCACACAAGGGCCGCTGCGTTGTCGCTGTTGACGAGCATTTGTCCGAGCTGTCCGACCTGACACCGGAGCAGCGTCATGCATTTATGGATGATGTCGCAGACGTAGCCGGCGCAGTAAAGAAGCTGTGGGGCTGCACCAAGATCAACTTGGGCGCATTCGGCGATAAGCTGCCGCACCTTCATTTTCATATCGTGCCGAAGTATGAGGGCGGTTTTGAATTCGGCGGCGGATTTGAAATCACCAACCCGAATCCGGTACATCTGACTGATGCTGAATATGCTGAAATGATGGCACAGCTGAAGGCAGAACTGAACATCGTAAAGGACTAA
- a CDS encoding site-2 protease family protein, protein MSSFLHSSLIQILVSIPALLLCLSVHEACHGFAAYALGDPTAKQEGRLTFDPLRHLDPIGTLCMLFFHVGWAKPVPINPSYFKNRRVGIALVSLAGPASNFVLALLALFLYYPLRLTSSPILTAIALMLYMTAVMSIGLGVFNLIPVPPLDGSKILLAFLPAKYEYKFAQYEQYIQFILLILLFVGVLDRPINFFINVVYHVLSSIVLLVF, encoded by the coding sequence ATGTCAAGTTTTTTGCACAGTTCGCTGATTCAAATTTTGGTCAGCATTCCGGCGCTGCTGCTTTGTCTCAGCGTACACGAGGCTTGCCACGGATTTGCGGCGTATGCGCTGGGCGATCCGACAGCCAAACAGGAAGGACGTCTGACCTTTGACCCGCTGCGGCATCTCGACCCGATTGGCACACTTTGCATGCTGTTTTTCCACGTTGGCTGGGCGAAGCCGGTGCCGATTAACCCGAGCTATTTCAAAAATCGCCGCGTCGGCATCGCGCTGGTGTCGCTGGCGGGACCGGCATCTAATTTTGTGCTGGCGCTGCTCGCTTTGTTTTTGTATTATCCGCTGCGCCTGACCAGCTCGCCGATTTTGACGGCGATTGCACTCATGCTGTACATGACGGCGGTTATGAGCATCGGTCTGGGCGTGTTTAATCTGATTCCGGTGCCGCCGCTGGACGGCTCAAAAATTCTGCTGGCGTTTCTGCCGGCAAAATATGAGTACAAGTTCGCGCAGTATGAGCAGTACATCCAGTTTATTTTGCTGATTTTGCTGTTTGTCGGCGTGCTGGACAGACCGATTAACTTCTTTATCAATGTGGTGTATCATGTCCTCAGCTCGATTGTTTTGTTGGTGTTTTAA
- a CDS encoding segregation and condensation protein A: MTEKITFHLSAFDGPLDLLLHLIAKNKVNIYDIPISLILEQYMEILREAQEADMEVAGDFIAMAAQLMLIKSRMLLPKEKNEEDEEEDPRAMLVEQLLEYQRIREVQPYFKRHSDVGRDILTRPPEPIERKKTFEGTLPPEKLSDAARRMLTRIGKKMPPPVSAFSGIVGHETVPVHTRITAILLRFRKKKKLHFQGLFHGLHSRSEVVATFLAVLELSKTHRIHIEGEDENPTLTLFTGEEREERIS, encoded by the coding sequence ATGACAGAAAAGATTACCTTTCACCTGTCCGCCTTTGACGGACCGCTGGATTTGCTTTTGCATTTGATTGCGAAGAACAAAGTCAATATTTACGACATTCCGATTTCGCTGATTTTGGAGCAGTACATGGAAATTCTGCGCGAGGCGCAGGAAGCGGATATGGAAGTTGCAGGAGATTTCATCGCCATGGCGGCGCAGCTCATGCTCATCAAATCGCGCATGCTGCTGCCGAAGGAAAAGAACGAAGAGGACGAGGAAGAGGACCCGCGCGCGATGCTCGTCGAACAGCTGCTGGAATACCAGCGCATTCGCGAAGTACAGCCGTACTTTAAGCGGCACAGTGATGTGGGACGCGATATTCTGACGCGCCCGCCCGAGCCAATCGAACGCAAAAAGACGTTTGAGGGAACTCTGCCGCCGGAAAAGCTGTCGGATGCCGCGCGGCGCATGCTGACGCGCATCGGCAAAAAAATGCCGCCGCCGGTCAGCGCCTTTTCCGGTATTGTCGGACATGAAACGGTTCCGGTACATACGCGCATTACGGCGATTTTGTTGCGCTTCCGCAAGAAAAAGAAGCTGCATTTTCAGGGCTTGTTTCACGGACTGCACAGCCGGTCGGAGGTAGTCGCGACGTTTCTCGCCGTGCTGGAGCTGTCCAAGACGCACCGCATTCACATTGAGGGAGAGGACGAGAACCCGACGCTGACGCTATTTACAGGAGAAGAACGGGAGGAACGCATTTCATGA
- the scpB gene encoding SMC-Scp complex subunit ScpB encodes MNELSCLLEGILFASGEPVYEEKLRQVLGIDAEQLHRLAQELADSYDAEKRGFQIIRLQDSYQMVSRAEYADTIRRALEVRRTPSLSAAALEVLSIVAYRQPVTRAYIEQLRGVDSSNTVLNLLDKGLLEGCGRLDVPGRPMIYRTTPAFLRAFSISSLDELPDLPELRELEEKRESEQEEAGS; translated from the coding sequence ATGAATGAATTGTCCTGCCTGCTGGAGGGCATTTTATTTGCATCGGGAGAACCGGTCTATGAAGAAAAACTCAGGCAGGTGCTCGGCATTGACGCCGAACAGCTGCATCGGCTGGCACAGGAGCTGGCGGACAGCTATGACGCGGAAAAGCGCGGATTTCAGATTATCCGGCTGCAAGACAGCTATCAGATGGTCTCCCGCGCGGAATACGCCGATACCATTCGCCGCGCCTTGGAGGTGCGGCGCACACCGTCACTGTCTGCGGCAGCGCTCGAGGTATTGTCCATTGTTGCGTATCGTCAGCCGGTTACGCGCGCGTATATCGAGCAGCTGCGCGGCGTCGACAGCTCCAATACCGTGTTGAATTTATTGGACAAAGGCTTGCTGGAAGGCTGCGGCCGTCTGGATGTGCCGGGCAGACCGATGATTTACCGCACGACACCGGCATTTTTGCGTGCCTTTTCCATTTCGTCTCTCGACGAGCTGCCGGATTTGCCGGAGCTGCGGGAGCTGGAGGAAAAACGCGAGTCTGAACAGGAGGAAGCTGGATCATGA
- a CDS encoding DUF2953 domain-containing protein: protein MMVLRILGIVLCVVLLVFVVLTAFTLFAPARIEIKRDMPDGQIKVRLGFGPIKKVFRLGGKRKKTKKPTKKQKKKEKREEHKQETTAPRFDLKRLPIDRALELLVELIYDLAGAVVWEKLHVTVILHTSDAARTGRLLGACSAVVGNLYPYLARTHVLKDTKIVIDADFDAQKTVWGLDISVMTRLCWYPRILWRRRKELWALWKAIRLTKQEREAWSQKQMASQQHPA from the coding sequence ATGATGGTACTCCGCATACTTGGCATCGTGCTGTGCGTTGTCCTGCTCGTGTTCGTGGTGCTCACGGCCTTCACGCTGTTTGCACCGGCACGGATCGAGATCAAACGGGACATGCCGGACGGACAGATCAAGGTGCGGTTGGGATTCGGCCCGATAAAAAAAGTATTCCGGCTTGGCGGCAAACGGAAGAAAACGAAAAAGCCGACCAAGAAACAAAAAAAGAAAGAAAAACGCGAAGAGCACAAGCAGGAAACCACCGCGCCGCGCTTTGATTTGAAGCGATTGCCGATCGATCGCGCGCTGGAATTGCTTGTAGAGCTGATTTATGACTTGGCGGGTGCTGTCGTGTGGGAAAAACTGCATGTGACGGTCATTCTGCACACATCAGATGCAGCGCGCACGGGCAGACTGCTCGGCGCATGCTCCGCGGTTGTCGGCAATTTGTATCCGTATTTGGCACGCACGCATGTGCTCAAGGACACAAAAATTGTCATAGATGCAGATTTTGACGCACAAAAGACTGTGTGGGGATTGGACATTTCCGTGATGACGCGGCTGTGCTGGTATCCGCGCATTTTGTGGCGGCGGCGCAAGGAGCTGTGGGCATTGTGGAAGGCAATCCGCCTGACGAAACAGGAACGAGAAGCTTGGAGCCAAAAACAAATGGCTTCTCAGCAACATCCAGCATAA
- the ytfJ gene encoding GerW family sporulation protein, with translation MAEHGVNGLMAETMEKIRSMVDVNTIIGDPIVTHDGTTLIPISKVTFGFGSGGTDFKSRNSGDNAPLCFGGGGGAGVSIQPVAFLIVSEGNARILPVNMPADSSTDRLIELIPDAINGVQSLFGKRGKKEEAVTETEVAPTEE, from the coding sequence ATGGCAGAACATGGTGTAAATGGCCTGATGGCTGAGACAATGGAAAAGATCCGCTCGATGGTCGATGTCAACACGATCATTGGCGATCCAATCGTCACACATGATGGAACCACACTGATTCCGATTTCCAAGGTTACCTTTGGCTTTGGTTCCGGCGGTACCGATTTCAAGTCCCGCAACAGCGGTGACAATGCGCCGCTGTGCTTTGGCGGCGGCGGTGGTGCCGGCGTCAGCATTCAGCCGGTTGCGTTCCTCATCGTCAGCGAGGGCAACGCGCGCATTCTTCCGGTCAATATGCCGGCGGACAGCAGCACGGATCGCCTGATTGAACTGATTCCGGATGCCATTAACGGCGTACAGAGCTTGTTTGGCAAGCGCGGCAAGAAGGAAGAGGCGGTCACAGAAACCGAAGTCGCTCCGACAGAAGAATAA
- a CDS encoding D-alanyl-D-alanine carboxypeptidase family protein: MRTKFLVCLLLAVCLGMGRANAYSAQAYAVLDADTGVLLDGANETQQLPMASTTKIMTGLLAAESGALQKIVTVSGVSAGVEGSSMYLKQGEQLSLQDVLYGLMLCSGNDAAACIAENLGGQTAFVRRMNKRAQQLGLRNTHFDNPSGLDGKTHHTTAQELAQLTAAALKNPVFAQIVATQSYTSGTRTMVNHNKLLRMYPDAIGVKTGYTRTAGRCLVSAAKRNGRTVVAVTLHDGDDWNDHMHMLDAAFSSLREKRVGQAGDTAAPISVQSGTKQKIQAVYQEDLTTQLFDREQAEIQISHADFLYAPVQQGDICGSAKLLCNGAVLDETALICAQSVALDPAQEDTGLLEKFRHWWDAVRKREAVYENYRGLRAES, translated from the coding sequence GTGAGAACAAAGTTTTTGGTTTGTCTGCTGCTGGCTGTGTGTCTCGGTATGGGTCGAGCAAACGCGTATTCTGCACAGGCGTATGCCGTGCTGGATGCAGATACTGGTGTTTTGCTGGATGGTGCCAATGAAACACAGCAGCTGCCCATGGCGAGCACGACAAAAATTATGACGGGCTTGCTGGCGGCGGAATCCGGAGCATTACAGAAAATTGTCACGGTTTCCGGTGTCAGTGCGGGCGTAGAAGGGTCATCCATGTACTTGAAACAGGGCGAACAGCTGTCACTGCAAGACGTTTTGTATGGTTTGATGCTGTGTTCCGGCAACGATGCCGCGGCGTGCATTGCGGAAAATCTCGGCGGACAAACGGCATTTGTGCGCCGCATGAACAAACGAGCACAGCAATTAGGACTTCGCAATACGCATTTTGACAATCCCAGCGGGTTGGATGGAAAAACGCATCACACGACGGCACAGGAGCTGGCACAGCTGACGGCGGCAGCGCTGAAAAATCCTGTTTTTGCACAGATTGTTGCGACGCAGAGTTACACGTCCGGTACACGAACCATGGTCAATCACAATAAATTGCTGCGCATGTATCCCGATGCGATCGGCGTCAAAACCGGCTATACTAGGACGGCGGGGCGCTGTTTGGTCAGTGCGGCAAAGCGAAACGGCAGAACGGTTGTGGCTGTGACGCTGCATGACGGCGATGATTGGAACGACCACATGCACATGCTGGATGCGGCATTTTCGTCTCTGCGCGAAAAGCGGGTTGGGCAGGCGGGAGATACCGCTGCGCCGATTTCCGTGCAGAGCGGAACAAAACAGAAGATACAGGCGGTGTATCAAGAGGATTTGACGACACAGCTGTTTGACAGAGAACAGGCGGAAATTCAGATTTCCCATGCGGATTTTTTGTATGCGCCTGTACAGCAGGGCGATATTTGCGGCAGCGCAAAGCTGCTGTGCAATGGCGCCGTTCTGGACGAAACCGCGCTGATTTGCGCGCAGTCCGTCGCGCTGGATCCCGCACAGGAAGATACCGGTTTATTGGAAAAATTTCGGCATTGGTGGGATGCCGTGAGAAAGAGGGAGGCAGTATATGAAAATTACCGTGGTTTACGGGCAGAATCATAA
- a CDS encoding flavodoxin family protein, which produces MKITVVYGQNHKGSTYHIARMLAEKLDGDISEIFLPRDFGEFCVGCAKCILHDAKDCPHAESLQPITQKLDEADVIILASPVYVYHVTGSMKALLDHYGWRWMVHRPEGSMFRKQAVCIATAAGAGMKSTCKDMADSLWYWGVGRVYQYGTAIYAINYQHMSDKKKREIENKTTALARKIKARHGKIQPSLKTKAFFTMMHIVRGRKDSQDADAAYWKQQGWTGSSRPWKD; this is translated from the coding sequence ATGAAAATTACCGTGGTTTACGGGCAGAATCATAAGGGTTCGACGTATCACATTGCACGGATGCTGGCGGAAAAATTGGACGGAGACATTTCGGAAATTTTTTTGCCGCGGGATTTTGGAGAATTTTGTGTGGGCTGCGCCAAGTGCATTTTGCACGATGCAAAAGATTGTCCGCATGCGGAAAGCCTGCAGCCCATCACACAAAAATTGGATGAAGCGGATGTTATTATTCTGGCAAGTCCGGTGTATGTCTACCATGTGACCGGCTCGATGAAAGCACTTTTGGATCATTATGGCTGGCGCTGGATGGTACATAGACCGGAAGGCTCCATGTTCCGCAAGCAGGCGGTTTGCATTGCGACGGCGGCGGGTGCGGGCATGAAGTCGACCTGTAAAGACATGGCGGATAGTCTGTGGTACTGGGGTGTCGGCAGGGTGTATCAATATGGCACGGCGATTTATGCGATCAATTATCAGCACATGAGTGACAAGAAAAAACGAGAGATTGAGAACAAAACAACAGCACTGGCGCGAAAAATCAAAGCACGGCACGGAAAGATACAGCCGTCACTGAAAACCAAGGCATTTTTTACCATGATGCACATTGTGCGCGGCAGGAAGGACAGCCAAGACGCCGATGCGGCGTATTGGAAACAGCAGGGATGGACGGGAAGCAGCCGTCCGTGGAAGGATTAA
- a CDS encoding pseudouridine synthase, translating into MQERLQKILSGAGVCSRRAAEKLIASGAVTVNGEQAQVGDRADLDTDTICVNGRRIGGHESYHTIVLYKPAGIVTTMSDEKNRKTVAQLVKNCPVRVLPVGRLDQYSEGMLLMTNDGALLAALTHPRNHVDKTYAVTVRGDASRIQDLSKPMVIDGYRIRPAQVKTKKMGTDGVHELHITIHEGRNRQIRKMCAQCGFKVLRLCRIAMGPLQLENSLRPGHWRELTAEEMQALHRASGLEKTDK; encoded by the coding sequence ATGCAGGAACGACTACAAAAAATTTTATCCGGCGCGGGCGTCTGTTCGCGCCGGGCAGCGGAAAAGCTGATTGCAAGCGGTGCCGTCACCGTCAATGGAGAACAGGCACAGGTGGGAGACCGCGCAGATTTGGATACCGATACTATTTGTGTCAACGGCAGACGCATCGGTGGACATGAGAGCTATCACACGATTGTGCTGTACAAACCGGCGGGGATTGTCACAACGATGTCGGATGAAAAAAATCGAAAGACCGTGGCACAGCTCGTCAAAAACTGTCCGGTGCGCGTCCTGCCGGTCGGCAGACTGGATCAGTACTCCGAGGGAATGTTGCTCATGACCAATGACGGCGCACTGCTCGCTGCGCTGACGCATCCGCGCAATCACGTGGACAAAACCTATGCCGTGACGGTGCGCGGCGATGCATCCCGCATTCAGGATCTGTCTAAGCCGATGGTCATTGACGGCTATCGCATTCGGCCGGCACAGGTAAAGACAAAAAAGATGGGTACAGACGGTGTGCACGAGCTGCACATCACAATTCATGAAGGACGAAACCGGCAGATTCGCAAAATGTGCGCGCAGTGCGGGTTCAAGGTGCTGCGCTTATGCCGCATTGCCATGGGGCCGCTGCAATTGGAGAATTCTCTGCGTCCGGGGCACTGGCGGGAGCTGACAGCGGAAGAAATGCAGGCGCTGCACCGTGCAAGCGGCTTGGAAAAAACAGACAAATGA